In the Engystomops pustulosus chromosome 2, aEngPut4.maternal, whole genome shotgun sequence genome, one interval contains:
- the LOC140119805 gene encoding uncharacterized protein yields the protein MEEWEYIEGHKDQYKDMMMEDHQPLTSPDGSNQRNHPDRCSSLEYSQDCPEDPEQTVPLDHQIPPSRCFCPSFGYKIISGYISLISHVGSFQESCGGRRSGEEIPSSVTEEGENSKGGFGGRPPSALHGNVEDNQPHPSTEKGNHGDKRKSSCEKQFTQKSSLDQLAKIHTREKPFSCPECGKCFRCQSVLSTHQRTHTGEKPFSCTECEKCFANKSSLILHHKIHTGQKPFSCTECGKCFREKGKLSRHQKTHTGEKPFSCTECGMCFTRKSLLVIHQRTHTREKPFSCTECGKCFADKSILIQHQKIHTEEKPFSCPECGKCFRCQSVLSTHQRTHTGEKPFSCTECEKCFANKSSLILHHKIHTGQKPFSCTECGKCFREKGKLSRHQKTHTGEKPFSCTECGMCFSRKSLLVMHQRTHTGEKPFSCTECGKCFSKKDGLIQHHRIHTGEKPFSCSVCGKCFSTKKDLFRHQRIHTGEKPFSCSECGKCFSTKKDLFRHQRIHTGEKPFSCSECGKCFREKAKLFIHQRTHTGEKPFSCTECGKCFRHKSALVEHQKFHTGEKLFSCAECGKCFSKKSGLVEHQRTHTGEKPYSCNKCKKCFSCKTSLVEHQRIHTGEKPFSCTECGKCFSYKLSFVKHQRTHTGELDC from the exons atggaggagtgggagtatatagaaggacacaaggatcaGTACAAGGACatgatgatggaggaccaccagcccctcacatcaccag atggatccaatCAAAGAAACCACCCAGATAGATGTTCTAGTCTTGAATATTCTCAAGATTGTCCAGAGGATCCAGAGCAGactgtcccactggatcatcag ATCCCACCGTCTCGATGTTTTTGTCCATCATTTGGATATAAGATAATTTCTGGATACATTTCCTTGATTtctcatgttggatctttccaggaaagttgtggtggaaggaggagcggagaggaaatcccctcatcagtgacagaggagg GAGAAAATAGTAAAGGAGGTTTCGGTGGACGTCCCCCCTCAGCTCTACATGGTAATGTAGAAGATAATCAACCACATCCTTCCACCGAGaagggaaatcatggagataaaAGGAAGTCTTCATGTGAGAAGCAGTTTACCCAGAAATCAAGTCTTGATCAACTTGCGAAAATTCATAcaagggagaagccattttcatgtcctgaatgtggaaaatgttttaggtgTCAATCAGTTCTTTCtacacatcagagaactcacacaggagagaagccattttcatgtactgaatgtgagaaatgttttgctAATAAATCAAGTCTTATTCTACACCATAAAATTCACACAGggcagaagccattttcatgtactgaatgtggaaaatgttttagggaAAAAGGAAAGCTTTCTAGacatcagaaaactcacacaggagagaagccattttcatgtactgaatgtggaatgtGTTTTACTCGGAAATCActtcttgttatacatcagagaacccACAcaagagagaagccattttcatgcactgaatgtggaaaatgttttgctgATAAATCAATTCTTATTCAAcaccagaaaattcacacagaggagaaaccattttcatgccccgaatgtggaaaatgttttaggtgTCAATCAGTTCTTTCtacacatcagagaactcacacaggagagaagccattttcatgtactgaatgtgagaaatgttttgctAATAAATCAAGTCTTATTCTACACCATAAAATTCACACAGggcagaagccattttcatgtactgaatgtggaaaatgttttagggaAAAAGGAAAGCTTTCTAGacatcagaaaactcacacaggagagaagccattttcatgtactgaatgtggaatgtGTTTTTCTCGGAAATCACTTCTTGTTATGCATCAGAGaacccacacaggagagaagccattttcatgtactgaatgcggAAAATGTTTTAGTAAAAAAGATGGTCTTATTCAACACCAcagaattcacacgggagagaagccattttcatgttctgtatgtggaaaatgttttagcacaaaaaaagatCTCttcagacatcagagaattcacacaggagagaagccattttcatgttctgaatgtggaaaatgttttagcacaaaaaaagatCTCttcagacatcagagaattcacacaggagagaagccattttcatgttctgaatgtggaaaatgttttagggaAAAGGCAAAGCTttttatacatcagagaactcacacaggggagaagccattttcatgtacagaatgtggaaaatgttttaggcaCAAATCAGCTCTTGTTGAACATCAAAaatttcacacaggggagaaactgttttcatgtgctgaatgtggaaaatgttttagtaagAAATCAGGTCTTGTTgagcatcagagaactcacacaggggagaaaccatattcttgtaataaatgtaaaaaatgtttcaGCTGTAAAACAAGTCTTgttgaacatcagagaattcacacaggggagaaaccattttcttgtactgaatgtggaaaatgttttagctaTAAATTAAgttttgttaaacatcagagaactcacacaggggagctTGATTGTTGA